The following proteins come from a genomic window of Malus sylvestris chromosome 4, drMalSylv7.2, whole genome shotgun sequence:
- the LOC126619667 gene encoding probable protein S-acyltransferase 14 — protein sequence MAWNAFKLCTALRALGYVMVLVVVAIVGVTYYAVVLVNYLPSILSGGVNFVIAFPLLILFHFLLVMLLWSYFNVVLTDPGRVPPNWRPAIDEETGDEAPLVGSDQSTMVSDPANQKIRFCRKCNHYKPPRCHHCSVCGRCILKMDHHCVWVVNCVGALNYKYFLLFLFYTFLETTLVTLSLFKYFMAFFTEEEIPGTLGTVAASFITFVLNFAFALSVFGFMIMHLSLVASNTTTIEAYEKKATTKWQYDLGRKKNFEQVFGTDMWYWFIPAYSEEDLRRIPALQGIDYPTRPELNALQPL from the exons ATGGCGTGGAACGCGTTCAAGTTATGTACGGCTCTGCGCGCCCTCGGCTACGTGATGGTGCTGGTGGTTGTCGCCATAGTCGGGGTCACCTACTACGCCGTCGTTTTGGTCAATTATTTACCTAGCATCCTTAGCGGAGGCGTCAATTTCGTCATTGCCTTCCCTCTCTTGATCTTGTTCCATTTTCTG TTGGTGATGCTGTTGTGGAGCTACTTTAATGTTGTTCTGACGGATCCTGGGCGCGTTCCACCAAATTGGAGGCCTGCAATTGATGAGGAGACGGGTGATGAAGCCCCATTGGTGGGATCAGACCAATCCACCATGGTCAGTGATCCAGCAAATCAAAAAATACGGTTTTGTCGGAAGTGCAACCACTATAAACCACCTCGTTGCCATCATTGTTCTGTTT GTGGGAGGTGTATATTGAAAATGGACCATCATTGTGTTTGGGTGGTCAACTGTGTTGGTGCACTGAATTACAAGTACTTCCTTCTCTTCTTG TTTTACACATTTCTTGAGACAACTCTTGTCACCTTATCATTATTCAAGTATTTTATGGCATTTTTTACTGAAGAGGAGATACCGGGAACATTGGGCACTGTTGCAGCTAGTTTTATCACATTTG TTTTGAACTTCGCATTTGCTTTGAGTGTTTTTGGCTTTATGATCATGCACCTATCATTGGTGGCGTCCAATACCACCACTATTGAG GCATACGAGAAGAAAGCCACTACTAAATGGCAGTATGACCTTGGTCGGAAGAAAAACTTTGAACAG GTGTTTGGGACGGATATGTGGTACTGGTTCATCCCTGCATATTCGGAGGAGGATTTAAGACGGATACCAGCTCTCCAGGGTATTGATTATCCAACAAGGCCCGAGTTGAATGCACTTCAGCCATTATAA
- the LOC126619664 gene encoding IRK-interacting protein, which yields MAPPPPPPPPSSKSPPPPPPKPSHFTPIQECDKEEQEDDLCTVSTDRGATSTATTPKPTPSDHKNGRRHSRKRSESAESAKTEEAADGSVSCNKCRPHAREKISVVPLENRTSLSLSTASPNGIIRSILSSFTRKSPKTPTTAMDYPAAAREEQWKIAVGELSHKLVHATRKREEAQLEASRLKYSMAELEKKLNKLEIYCHGLKSGLDECSSSNSSPYQLTKTHVNRRRSFGGSGSNDAVEKMVVENFLVSVSEARNSIRGLSRSLTMQLRHMGFGKVNEKISGLLQPYDVKLSISKNPKSLLFYLEALLNRAFFDEFESPGFQKHSVVQVLNPVERSEANYTSFNVLRGLTWDEVLIKGTKHFSEEFSGFCDRKMSEIVAMLGWNRAWPEQLLQAFFGASKSVWLVHLLANSVHPGLPVFRVDKGAGFDPVYMEDMGGDKARKLVPAVVRIMVAPGFYVYGSVVKCKVICRYNTSKGLTQSPT from the exons AtggctcctcctcctcctccgccgccgccCTCCTCCAAGTCCCCACCTCCCCCTCCTCCTAAACCCTCCCATTTCACCCCC attcaagaGTGTGATAAAGAGGAACAGGAAGATGATCTCTGTACGGTGTCAACGGACAGAGGAGCGACCAGTACTGCTACCACTCCAAAGCCGACGCCTTCCGATCACAAAAACGGCAGACGCCACAGCAGAAAACGGTCGGAGTCTGCAGAGTCGGCTAAAACCGAGGAAGCAGCCGACGGGTCGGTGTCCTGCAACAAGTGCCGACCACATGCTCGCGAAAAGATCTCTGTCGTTCCGCTCGAAAACAGGACGTCCCTGTCGTTGTCGACGGCGAGCCCCAACGGCATTATCAGGTCGATTTTGTCTTCGTTTACTCGGAAGAGTCCGAAAACGCCGACGACGGCGATGGACTACCCTGCGGCGGCGAGGGAGGAGCAGTGGAAGATAGCGGTGGGGGAGCTTTCGCACAAACTGGTTCACGCTACGAGGAAGAGAGAAGAAGCGCAATTGGAAGCCTCGAGGCTCAAATACTCCATGGCCGAGCTGGAGAAAAAGCTCAACAAGCTCGAAATCTACTGCCATGGTTTGAAATCCGGGCTCGACGAATGCAGCAGCAGCAATTCATCTCCGTACCAGTTGACCAAAACCCACGTCAACCGGCGGCGGAGCTTCGGCGGGTCAGGGTCAAACGATGCCGTCGAGAAGATGGTTGTCGAGAATTTCCTGGTTTCCGTCTCGGAGGCTCGGAATTCGATCAGGGGGCTGAGCCGGTCGCTCACGATGCAGCTCCGCCACATGGGTTTCGGAAAGGTGAACGAGAAAATCTCCGGGCTTCTCCAACCGTACGACGTGAAGCTCTCGATTTCGAAAAACCCGAAAAGCTTGCTGTTTTACCTGGAGGCTCTGCTGAACCGGGCGTTCTTCGACGAGTTCGAATCCCCCGGGTTTCAGAAACACTCGGTTGTCCAAGTTCTGAACCCGGTCGAGCGGTCCGAGGCGAACTACACTTCGTTTAACGTGCTCAGGGGATTAACGTGGGACGAGGTTTTGATTAAGGGGACTAAGCATTTTAGTGAGGAGTTTAGTGGGTTTTGTGATCGGAAAATGAGTGAGATTGTGGCTATGTTGGGTTGGAATCGGGCGTGGCCTGAACAGCTGCTGCAGGCATTTTTCGGGGCTTCAAAGAGTGTATGGTTGGTTCACCTTTTGGCGAATTCGGTTCACCCGGGGTTGCCGGTGTTTCGGGTCGATAAAGGGGCCGGGTTCGATCCGGTTTACATGGAGGACATGGGCGGGGACAAGGCCAGGAAGTTGGTTCCGGCGGTGGTGAGGATCATGGTGGCGCCGGGGTTCTATGTGTATGGGAGTGTAGTCAAGTGCAAGGTGATATGCAGGTATAACACCAGCAAGGGTTTGACTCAGTCCCCAACTTAA
- the LOC126619666 gene encoding uncharacterized protein LOC126619666 isoform X2 — MQRGRGGPGGRGPFSDFNDPFSGFGGFGGLGGQRSLISDFFGGRDPFDDPFFTRPFGGMSPFGGMSPFGGMPPFRGMLESSVFGPSGANFPDMQPNGFIEHQAPEPKRSRGPIIEEINSDNEDEDADNEKKENPRKRSGPSNEPYVEDPDDEVEERSSKQLQHRDNYSRSNSMQAQPQAHSYTFQSSTVTYGGANGAYYTSSKTRRMGSDGLAFEESKEADSTSRQATHRVSRGLHNKGHSVSRKLKTDGKVDTMQTLHNLNEDELSGFEEAWKGTAKKHLPGLADKFGGYENIVCVGNLEYIQG, encoded by the exons ATGCAGAGAGGCAGAGGTGGACCAGGTGGGAGGGGTCCTTTCTCCGACTTCAATGACCCGTTTTCCGGTTTTGGGGGCTTTGGGGGATTAGGGGGTCAGAGGAGTTTGATTTCTGACTTTTTTGGAGGAAGGGATCCTTTTGATGACCCGTTCTTCACTCGCCCATTTGGAGGTATGTCCCCGTTTGGAGGTATGTCTCCATTTGGAGGTATGCCCCCATTTCGAGGGATGTTGGAGTCGAGTGTTTTTGGTCCAAGTGGTGCCAATTTTCCGGATATGCAGCCAAATGGGTTTATTGAGCATCAGGCTCCAGAGCCCAAGAGATCACGGGGCCCTATCATTGAGGAGATAAACTCTGATAATGAAGACGAAGATGCTGACaatgagaaaaaggaaaatcctCGAAAGCGCAGTGGACCGAGCAATGAACCATATGTTGAGGATCCTGATGATGAAGTTGAAG AGAGGAGCAGCAAGCAATTGCAGCATAGGGACAACTACAGCCGGTCTAATTCTATGCAAGCGCAGCCTCAAGCTCACAGCTACACGTTTCAGAGCTCCACCGTCACTTATGGTGGTGCCAATGGCGCATATTAtacatcctccaagacaaggaGGATGGGGAGTGATGGG CTGGCTTTTGAAGAAAGCAAGGAAGCTGATAGTACTTCTAGGCAAGCAACTCACAGGGTATCAAGAGGGCTCCACAATAAG GGCCATTCAGTTTCGAGGAAGCTCAAAACGGATGGTAAGGTGGATACAATGCAGACCTTGCACAATCTTAATGAAG ATGAGCTTTCCGGGTTTGAAGAAGCATGGAAAGGAACTGCTAAGAAACATTTGCCTGGATTGGCTGATAAATTTGGTGGATATGAAAATATAG TTTGCGTTGGCAACCTGGAATATATTCAGGGATAA
- the LOC126619666 gene encoding uncharacterized protein LOC126619666 isoform X1, with amino-acid sequence MQRGRGGPGGRGPFSDFNDPFSGFGGFGGLGGQRSLISDFFGGRDPFDDPFFTRPFGGMSPFGGMSPFGGMPPFRGMLESSVFGPSGANFPDMQPNGFIEHQAPEPKRSRGPIIEEINSDNEDEDADNEKKENPRKRSGPSNEPYVEDPDDEVEERSSKQLQHRDNYSRSNSMQAQPQAHSYTFQSSTVTYGGANGAYYTSSKTRRMGSDGLAFEESKEADSTSRQATHRVSRGLHNKGHSVSRKLKTDGKVDTMQTLHNLNEDELSGFEEAWKGTAKKHLPGLADKFGGYENIGAGSSGHGQASREGWALPSNENVQNPGNMIEDARDKAGGSSHSNKSGSRMRADVKDKSGYSRGRGRA; translated from the exons ATGCAGAGAGGCAGAGGTGGACCAGGTGGGAGGGGTCCTTTCTCCGACTTCAATGACCCGTTTTCCGGTTTTGGGGGCTTTGGGGGATTAGGGGGTCAGAGGAGTTTGATTTCTGACTTTTTTGGAGGAAGGGATCCTTTTGATGACCCGTTCTTCACTCGCCCATTTGGAGGTATGTCCCCGTTTGGAGGTATGTCTCCATTTGGAGGTATGCCCCCATTTCGAGGGATGTTGGAGTCGAGTGTTTTTGGTCCAAGTGGTGCCAATTTTCCGGATATGCAGCCAAATGGGTTTATTGAGCATCAGGCTCCAGAGCCCAAGAGATCACGGGGCCCTATCATTGAGGAGATAAACTCTGATAATGAAGACGAAGATGCTGACaatgagaaaaaggaaaatcctCGAAAGCGCAGTGGACCGAGCAATGAACCATATGTTGAGGATCCTGATGATGAAGTTGAAG AGAGGAGCAGCAAGCAATTGCAGCATAGGGACAACTACAGCCGGTCTAATTCTATGCAAGCGCAGCCTCAAGCTCACAGCTACACGTTTCAGAGCTCCACCGTCACTTATGGTGGTGCCAATGGCGCATATTAtacatcctccaagacaaggaGGATGGGGAGTGATGGG CTGGCTTTTGAAGAAAGCAAGGAAGCTGATAGTACTTCTAGGCAAGCAACTCACAGGGTATCAAGAGGGCTCCACAATAAG GGCCATTCAGTTTCGAGGAAGCTCAAAACGGATGGTAAGGTGGATACAATGCAGACCTTGCACAATCTTAATGAAG ATGAGCTTTCCGGGTTTGAAGAAGCATGGAAAGGAACTGCTAAGAAACATTTGCCTGGATTGGCTGATAAATTTGGTGGATATGAAAATATAG GAGCCGGCAGCAGCGGACATGGGCAGGCTAGTCGGGAAGGTTGGGCGCTTCCATCCAATGAGAATGTACAGAACCCCGGCAATATGATTGAAGATGCTAGAGACAAGGCGGGAGGATCTTCTCACTCAAACAAGTCTGGTAGTAGGATGAGAGCAGATGTAAAGGACAAGAGTGGCTATTCCCGTGGGAGAGGAAGAGCGTAG
- the LOC126619663 gene encoding SNARE-interacting protein KEULE-like, translating to MSFSDTDSSSSYGGDYKNFKQITRDRLLIEMLRSCKTGDSTATWKVLIVDKLTLNIISHACKMSDTTDEGVSVVEDIVKRRQPMPSRDAIYFMQPTKENVVMFLSDMSGRSPLYRKAFVFFSSPISRELVSHIKKDGTVLTRIAKLIEMNLEYCAIDSQAFVTNNERALEELYGDDEDSRKGVACLNVMAARVATVFASLREFPFVRYRAAKSLDATTMTTFRDLIPTKLAAGIWDCLMKYKTTIKNFPETETCELLILDRSVDQIAPIIHEWTYDAMCHDLLNMDGNKYAHEVPSKTGGPPEEKVVLLEDHDPVWLELRHTHIADASERLHDKMTNFVSRNKAAQIHGSRDARELSTRDLQKMVQALPQYSEQIDKLSLHVEIAGKVNRIIRELGLREVGQLEQDLVFGDAGMKDVINFFMTKEDTTGENKLRLLMILAAIYPEKFEGEKGLNLMKLAKLSPNDMNAVNNMRLLGGAPDTQKSTGAFSLKFDIHKKKRGARKERPSEGETWQLARFYPIIEELVENLSKGELSKEDYPCLNDPSPTFHGRSHVTAINHPPVAHSMRSRRTPTWARPRNSDDGYSSEPVLRHASSDFKKMGQRIFVVIVGGATRSELRVCHKLTAKLKREVVLGSSCLEDPAPFIAKLKRMTAHELSLDDLQI from the exons ATGTCGTTCTCTGACACCGACTCCTCGTCGTCCTACGGCGGCGACTACAAGAATTTCAAGCAAATCACCCGCGACC GATTGTTAATTGAAATGCTTCGGTCTTGCAAAACGGGGGACTCAACAGCAACCTGGAAG GTACTTATCGTGGACAAACTTACTCTTAACATAATTTCTCACGCGTGCAAAATGTCCGACACGACAGATGAAGGTGTTTCAG TGGTTGAAGACATAGTTAAGCGAAGGCAGCCAATGCCCTCCAGGGATGCTATATACTTCATGCAGCCTACCAAAGAGAA TGTTGTCATGTTCTTGTCAGACATGTCGGGAAGGTCACCATTGTACAGGAA GGCGTTTGTTTTCTTTAGTTCACCTATTTCAAGAGAATTAGTTAGTCACATCAAGAAGGATGGAACTGTGTTAACTCGGATAGCTAAATTGATTGAG ATGAATTTGGAATATTGTGCAATAGACAGTCAG GCTTTTGTTACCAACAACGAGAGGGCTTTAGAAGAACTTTATGGGGATGATGAGGATTCACGCAAAGGTGTTGCATGTTTGAATGTGATGGCTGCTCGTGTTGCCACAGTTTTTGCTTCGTTAAGG gAATTTCCTTTTGTGCGTTATCGAGCTGCAAAGTCACTTGATGCCACCACAATGACCACTTTTCGTGATTTAATTCCTACAAAGCTTGCGGCTGGGATCTGGGATTGTCTCATGAAATATAAAACTACAATTAAGAACTTCCCTGAGACAGAAACATGCGAGTTGCTTATCCTTGACAGATCTGTAGATCAG ATTGCACCTATCATACACGAATGGACATATGACGCCATGTGTCATGACTTGCTAAATATGGATGGAAATAAGTACGCGCATGAG GTTCCAAGCAAAACTGGTGGTCCACCTGAGGAAAAAGTGGTTCTTTTAGAAGATCATGATCCTGTCTGGCTTGAGCTTCGCCACACACATATAGCAGAT GCTAGCGAACGACTGCATGATAAAATGACCAACTTCGTATCAAGGAATAAGGCTGCACAGATCCACGGTTCAAG AGATGCTCGTGAACTATCTACGAGGGATTTGCAAAAGATGGTTCAAGCGTTGCCACAATATAGTGAACAAATCGACAAGCTCTCCCTTCACGTAGAG ATTGCAGGAAAAGTTAACAGAATTATCCGGGAGCTTGGGCTTCGAGAAGTTGGGCAGCTGGAGCAGGATCTTGTTTTTGGAGATGCGGGCATGAAAGATGTGATCAATTTTTTTATGACAAAAGAG GATACAACTGGTGAAAATAAGTTGCGATTGTTGATGATTCTTGCAGCCATTTATCCTGAGAAATTTGAAGGCGAGAAGGGTCTCAATTTGATGAAG TTAGCAAAATTATCACCCAATGATATGAATGCTGTGAATAATATGAGACTGCTTGGGGGAGCACCAGATACCCAAAAAAGCACAGGGGCTTTTTCTCTGAAGTTTGACATTCATAAG AAGAAACGTGGAGCTAGGAAAGAACGTCCAAGTGAAGGAGAAACATGGCAGCTTGCACGCTTTTATCCAATAATAGAG GAACTTGTAGAAAACCTTAGTAAAGGTGAACTGTCAAAGGAAGATTATCCATGTTTGAATGACCCAAGTCCAACTTTTCACGGGAGGTCACATGTCACGGCAATAAATCATCCTCCAGTTGCTCATTCAATGAGATCAAGACGGACACCAACATGGGCCCGACCTCGAAATTCTGATGATGGGTATTCAAG TGAACCAGTATTACGGCATGCATCGAGTGATTTCAAAAAGATGGGCCAGCGCATATTTGTAGTTATAGTAGGTGGGGCTACTAGGTCGGAG CTTAGGGTTTGCCACAAGCTCACAGCTAAACTGAAGAGGGAAGTTGTTCTAGGCTCCTCATGTCTCGAGGATCCTGCTCCTTTTATTGCG AAACTAAAGAGGATGACGGCACATGAGCTCTCTTTGGACGATCTGCAGATATGA